In Armatimonadota bacterium, the genomic stretch GGAGGTCCCTGAATTTCCATGCGCTTCGACGATTGAATGTCATACACCGAGGGCCAAGGGCTGGAGAACGAGTTGCCGACCGCTAGAGCGAGGTCCCGGGAGATCATCATGAGCATTCCGCATGCGACGAATGAGACGGAACCGAGAATGAGTATCCGTTGGCCGATCGTCTCGGAGGAAGTTAGCCACTCCAGCGAGATAGATCGTGCGAAAACAGGATCGGCAGAGCCGAGGATCGAGCCAAAAACAAGGAGCGCGGGAATCGCCAGTGCTGCGCCTGTGATGGCTCCTGCAGACACTTTGTACGGCTTGTTATCGCCGGATTTCCAATCGGTCATAGATGGAAGCAGGAAGGGAAGGAAGGGAGCAATCAAAGACGTGACCGGCCCGAGGAGAAGCGACTGGGCGGTTGAAAGAGCTTGATTTTTCATCCCTCGGAGCCCCAACCAGCCTACGACTGCAACAAGAAGGATGAGGTTAAGAGCATCGGACCCAGCGGACGAAGTGAATGCAAATCCGTAGGCAGCGATCCATAGCGGTGCGTGGAGCATCCATTTGTTGAACCCAAGTTTGAGCTTGCCTAAGTGGCTCAGGGTGACAACTCCCACAGACACGGCGACGCACAGAATGGCAAGGTTGAGTCCAATCGAGTCGGCGAGGAGAAGGTCTTGGGCCAGACCCCCGAGGATCGCGGCTAAGGAGACGATTCCGATGACGTGAGACTTGGCGACCTTCATTGATCAGGGTGAACAATTGGGAGTTGTCGGTGGTTCCCGAGGAGAGCTCTAGAATCAATCAGTCATTTCACAAAATATCAGTCATTCATGCATATATTTCGATATAATGATATTTGAGGACCGGTCCGATTCTCGATAGAGATTTCTCAACGGAGAGTAAGGAAGGAGCCCAAATGGACCTCAATATGACATTCTCACGAAAGGGATTTACCCTTATCGAATTGCTCGTCGTGATTGCGATTATCGCAATCCTCGCAGCGATCCTCTTCCCCGTTTTTGCCCAGGCTAAAGAAGCTGCGAAAAAGACGCAGACCCTCAGCAACCTCAAGAACATCGGCACTGCCTTCAAGCTGTACATGTCGGATTCGGATGACCAGTACCCTCCGTTCACCGGACGCGGAGATGTGGCAAGCACCGCTGTGACTCCAAACTGGTCAAGTCTTGAGTTCATGTATCCAGGCTTGGTCAATCCATATATCAAAAACGGTTTGAACTTGCAAACTTCCACCATCGGAGATATTTGGGCGGATCCTCTCACAAAGCCTCGTCTTTCCAACAACTCTGCGATCCGCAACACGTTCGCTTACAACGTTTACGGATTGGGTGGATTTACTCGAAGTTGCCTATCACCCATCGCTGCAGATATCACATCCTGCGCAGCAACATTAGCTAACACTTCGTTCGGCATCTTTGCGAACTCAAGATACGGTGTTCCCGCAACCGACACGGAACTTGAAAACTCTGCGGAAACCATTGTGCTTGTGACTGGTGAGCAGCTGGCTCGACCTCCACAATACGGCGTAGTTCAGAACGGTCTCAACGGAAACGGTGTTGGAGTCTTCGGTAACTCGGGTATCGGCGGCGATCGACTGCTGAACTCTGGTCTAACTTCTGCTTCACCAAATCAAAGTGCTCGCGAAGCCCTCTACGTTGGCGAAAACGCATTTGTGGTTTACAGCGACAGCCATGCTAAGATTCGCAAGAACACTACCCTTTGGA encodes the following:
- a CDS encoding DUF4173 domain-containing protein → MKVAKSHVIGIVSLAAILGGLAQDLLLADSIGLNLAILCVAVSVGVVTLSHLGKLKLGFNKWMLHAPLWIAAYGFAFTSSAGSDALNLILLVAVVGWLGLRGMKNQALSTAQSLLLGPVTSLIAPFLPFLLPSMTDWKSGDNKPYKVSAGAITGAALAIPALLVFGSILGSADPVFARSISLEWLTSSETIGQRILILGSVSFVACGMLMMISRDLALAVGNSFSSPWPSVYDIQSSKRMEIQGPPAPTGLKVANRDSVSAFVVFFGCIGSLFTLFVLFQARYLFGGNDVVLKTENLSYADYARRGFFELVTVAVMTLPMLMFWQDSLHTASTTERRPVRWVVLAMSGLLGLMLVSAAYRMSLYVSAYGLTTLRFYVSAAMGLLMAVIGGYAWLGSKWKLSAVPHVTYISLMGMVLVTNLVRPDSLIAVVNLTRQQPDTATVLNLGFDADSDVRRLASKELVEQWAARQSKESKNWRGLSVQELRK
- a CDS encoding prepilin-type N-terminal cleavage/methylation domain-containing protein, which encodes MDLNMTFSRKGFTLIELLVVIAIIAILAAILFPVFAQAKEAAKKTQTLSNLKNIGTAFKLYMSDSDDQYPPFTGRGDVASTAVTPNWSSLEFMYPGLVNPYIKNGLNLQTSTIGDIWADPLTKPRLSNNSAIRNTFAYNVYGLGGFTRSCLSPIAADITSCAATLANTSFGIFANSRYGVPATDTELENSAETIVLVTGEQLARPPQYGVVQNGLNGNGVGVFGNSGIGGDRLLNSGLTSASPNQSAREALYVGENAFVVYSDSHAKIRKNTTLWSNRYSSANGRWRGGVPDGPRMNNGWSREFVQ